From the genome of Geminicoccaceae bacterium:
CTTCGGTTATATCATCAGTGAGTCAATCATGACCGGGCGGATGGATCTTGCCGCAATCTGCGGCCTGGGGCCGATCAAGGGCGTCCAGCTTTCTCCGCTCTTTCACGAAGAGCTCTTCCTCGTGCTGCCAAAGAACATGTTGACCTCGTTTCAGCCAGATACCCCGGTGCAGATGCGCCAGCTGAACGATCTGCGCATATTGCTGCCAGGCAACATAAACTACCTGCGTACTGTGCTGAACGAGGCGTTTATCAGGGCACGGGTCACGCCCAGCATCGTGGCCGATATCGAATCCACGACTGTCATGGGCGAAGCGGTTGCGGCAGGGATGGGGGCGACGATCCTGCCACTTTCGGTTGCACACCAGCTTGGCATCCCGATGGAGCAGATTCGACCCTTGTCACACCCGAAGGTCGAAGTCCCAACGTCTCTGTGTGTGTCCGATCATCTTCCGATGTCAGAGCCGGTGGCCGCGGCGCGCGAGGTTCTTTTGGAAGTCGTGAACGATTTCGTTCAACGCCAAACGCAGGGCATCCGCAGGGCCTGACCCGCGACATTCACCAGCAGGTGAGTACCGCGCGGCAATAGGTACCGCACCGTGTGGTTCAGACAATTTCGAATGCGTCGCCACGAGTGTTGGCGTC
Proteins encoded in this window:
- a CDS encoding LysR family transcriptional regulator, which translates into the protein MAIEFRKLRHFVKVVDTGSISRAASILRIAQPALSQQIVSLETHFRQKLLIRSNRGIVPTEAGLLFYRHAQTILKQFDQAQLDMSKSASTLGGRVSIGLGTYCALPSLSLNILSTMLSRHPNITVHITDSFGYIISESIMTGRMDLAAICGLGPIKGVQLSPLFHEELFLVLPKNMLTSFQPDTPVQMRQLNDLRILLPGNINYLRTVLNEAFIRARVTPSIVADIESTTVMGEAVAAGMGATILPLSVAHQLGIPMEQIRPLSHPKVEVPTSLCVSDHLPMSEPVAAAREVLLEVVNDFVQRQTQGIRRA